In the Candidatus Krumholzibacteriia bacterium genome, one interval contains:
- a CDS encoding response regulator, producing MTFAHEETHGNAPTVLVVDDDELSRHVVACRLTRWGFAPVVFSRAEAVLQHLRQHDACALVSDLEMPEQDGLSLARAVRQLRPGLPILLLTARREPGLVERAREAGVSAVVAKQAGADRELRAALLRVLGPAGGTDFELAHSLRTPLTALKSAIDILCNTELPEAQGRFARLAQRNVDQMIVLVERLLETASARP from the coding sequence ATGACGTTCGCCCATGAAGAGACACACGGCAACGCGCCCACGGTCCTGGTGGTGGACGACGACGAGTTGTCCCGCCACGTCGTGGCCTGCAGGTTGACGCGCTGGGGTTTCGCCCCCGTGGTCTTCTCGCGGGCAGAGGCAGTGCTGCAGCACCTGCGCCAGCACGACGCCTGCGCTCTCGTCTCCGATCTCGAGATGCCCGAGCAAGACGGCTTGTCGCTGGCGCGCGCGGTGCGCCAGCTGCGCCCGGGATTGCCGATCCTGCTGCTCACTGCCCGGCGCGAGCCGGGTCTCGTCGAACGCGCCCGGGAGGCCGGGGTCTCGGCGGTGGTGGCGAAGCAGGCCGGGGCCGACCGGGAGCTGCGCGCGGCGTTGCTCCGTGTCCTCGGGCCGGCCGGGGGCACGGACTTCGAGCTCGCCCACTCCTTGCGCACGCCACTCACCGCGCTCAAGAGCGCCATCGACATCCTCTGCAACACCGAGTTGCCGGAGGCCCAGGGGCGCTTCGCGCGCCTGGCCCAGCGCAACGTCGACCAGATGATCGTCCTCGTCGAACGCCTCCTCGAGACCGCCTCGGCCAGACCCTGA